The DNA sequence CGTGGCAGCCGTACTCCAGGGCGGACCAGGTGGTGGCGTCGGGCCGCTCGCGGGCGTCGCCGCGCTCGAGCACGGGGCCCCAGGCGTCGGCGTTGGCGCGCAGCCGCTCGCCGAGCTCCTCGCGGGGCACGGCCCCGACGTCGAGCCCGCACTCCGGGCACGCCCTGCCGAGCACCCAGGTCCAGTCCTTGGTGTCGGGCTCCAGCGCGTCCCCGGCCGTCGGGCCGTCCTGCTCCCTCGCGTCCACGGCGGCACGGTAGCCCCGCCGGGCCGGCCGGGCCTCCCGCCCTGTCCACCGGCCGGTCCCGCGGGATACGGTCCTGGCCATGGCCAGCACCCCCGCCCTCGTCGTCGCCGACGCGCCCGAGCGCCACCGCTACGAGGCCACCCTCGACGGCAGCCTCGCCGGGTTCGCGGAGTACACCCCCACCCCGACGATGCTCGTCTTCACCCACACCGAGGTCCTCCCCGCCCACGAGGGCGCGGGCGTCGGCAGCGCGGTCGTGCGCTTCGCCCTGGACGACGTCCGGGAGCGGGGGCTCAAGGCGCTCGCGGTGTGCCCCTTCGTGCTCGGGTGGATCCAGCGGCACCCCGCGTACACCGACCTGGAGTACCGCTCGCGCACGCGTCCGGACCTGGACTGAGCCCCCCGGGTGACGCCGGGCGCGGGGCAG is a window from the Aquipuribacter hungaricus genome containing:
- a CDS encoding GNAT family N-acetyltransferase, giving the protein MASTPALVVADAPERHRYEATLDGSLAGFAEYTPTPTMLVFTHTEVLPAHEGAGVGSAVVRFALDDVRERGLKALAVCPFVLGWIQRHPAYTDLEYRSRTRPDLD